Genomic segment of Malus domestica chromosome 15, GDT2T_hap1:
TTCATTTGTTGGTACAGCTGAGATATGAAAATCTCGTCCGTTTAGTGACGGGGAGCACTCATGTGATTTCTTTCCATACTCTCAACATTAACATGTAAGAATCGGAATCACTTtgcaagtcaagtcaagtttgccAGTTCGCTAGTTAAGTCAAGTTCAGTTCGCTTGTTCGCCAAACGGAGCCAGTCCACATCTGCTTATTTGCAAACCCATGTTGTATACCACCATGAGTTTGATGGGGGGTGttgaaaaatattagtattttaggtaTTATATTATTTGGGTTTTCTAATAAGTTTAATTTGGGCCTAGCCTTGGAGTATTACGGTTAGGTTtgttctctataaatataaTGCTTTCTAGCTATGTAGAATAAGTTCGTCACAATGTAACCTCTTGAGGTTTTATAGCCGTTTCAGCATTCtaatttgtttaataatattcttattattttgtagtcttgttCATCGGGAAATCTGATATTCAACTATTGCAGCATCTAGTGATAAATGCAGGATCCGAAGATGTCGCTGGCCGATGAGTTTTCGACTCCTAAgctgaagaaaaagaaacccTCAACTAAGAAGGCCCCCTTGTTTTTGCAACAAGGGAATGATGTGAACGGGGCTTCTCCACCTCCGGTAAAAGCAGGGCAGAAaggaaccaaaagaaaaaagaacgaAGTTTCTCCGTCCTTCCAGCAGCAGCCCGAGAGGTTGAACTCAGATTCGTTGCCCAACTCCTCTCCATCTGGAAGCGGGTACCGTGCACTGAGGCTCAAGTATTTGCTGCTGGAGGAAGAGAGCTTTGCGTTGGGGAGAGATCTAAGAGAGGTTGAAGATGACGTCAAGACCCTTGAGGacgagaagcatgcacttttgGACAAGCTTGTTGTGTTAGAAGGGCTCGTTGATCCTTCGGAATTGCATTTATCGTAGTTTATCTCTCGATATAATTACCGGTTTTT
This window contains:
- the LOC114821471 gene encoding uncharacterized protein isoform X2; this encodes MQDPKMSLADEFSTPKLKKKKPSTKKAPLFLQQGNDVNGASPPPVKAGQKGTKRKKNEVSPSFQQQPERLNSDSLPNSSPSGSGYRALRLKYLLLEEESFALGRDLREVEDDVKTLEDEKHALLDKLVVLEGLVDPSELHLS